The following proteins are co-located in the Imtechella halotolerans genome:
- a CDS encoding glycoside hydrolase family 97 protein encodes MKIVSLLFLCIMSQITFGQELFSPSKKVAVRFELTSSGEPIYSVLYEGKEVIKPSKLGILLKDGTRLSKDFNTIDSQIKAVDETWSPVLGEQSNIRNQYNEKSFFLVQKGSNKKLTIVFRAYNEGVAFRYEFPFEKQVDYFVISDELTQFKLTGDHKTFWIPGDYDSQEYPYMETLFSEIDNNKVVMDNGIALKSIKSRFRVQSPLMMKSTKGVYLNIFEAAVVNYPVMHLDVDTSDFTLVSNLTPNAIGDKAYLRTPSVTPWRTIMVSRDARDIVASKLIYNLNEPNRIEDVSWIKPMKYVGIWWEMHVGKSTWDYAGSQNAQNAQNQDLIPSGKHGATTENTKRYIDFAATHGFDGVLVEGWNVGWEDWFGNWKEDVFDFLTPYPDFDLDEVTKYAQSKGVKMIMHHETSGSVGNYERHLDRAMDLMKKHQYPAVKTGYVGRIIPRGEYHDGQAMVNHFNFVAQRMADNKLLLNSHESTRPTGYSRTYPNFFASEAARGNEFNAWSNGNPPMHETILPFTRLLGGAMDYTPGIFEIKMSIYDASKKEQVQTTLAKQLALYVTMYSPLQMAADLPENYERYLDAFQFIKDVPLDWQESRYLEAEPGDYITVVRKDKNSENWFLGAITDEHSRTTDIQLDFLTPGKKYKATIYRDGKKAHWKENPKSYEIQSLTVSHKTKLKLKLANGGGTAISFELLNN; translated from the coding sequence ATGAAAATAGTATCCTTACTTTTCTTATGCATTATGTCTCAAATTACCTTTGGACAAGAGCTATTTTCACCTTCAAAGAAGGTAGCTGTAAGATTTGAGCTTACCAGTTCAGGTGAGCCAATATACTCGGTGTTATATGAAGGAAAGGAAGTGATAAAACCTAGTAAATTGGGGATATTGTTGAAGGATGGTACCCGTCTTTCAAAAGATTTTAATACCATAGACAGTCAAATAAAGGCTGTCGATGAAACTTGGAGTCCTGTATTAGGAGAACAATCCAACATAAGGAACCAGTATAATGAAAAGTCATTTTTTCTTGTTCAAAAAGGGTCCAATAAAAAGCTAACTATAGTTTTTAGAGCCTACAATGAAGGAGTGGCTTTTCGTTATGAGTTCCCCTTTGAAAAACAGGTTGATTATTTTGTGATATCAGATGAACTCACTCAATTTAAACTAACAGGGGATCATAAAACATTTTGGATACCGGGGGATTATGATAGTCAGGAATATCCATATATGGAAACCTTATTTTCTGAAATAGATAATAATAAGGTTGTAATGGATAATGGTATAGCCTTAAAATCTATTAAAAGTAGATTTAGAGTACAGTCACCTTTGATGATGAAATCTACCAAGGGAGTATATCTCAATATTTTTGAAGCAGCAGTAGTTAATTATCCTGTTATGCATTTGGATGTGGATACCTCAGATTTTACATTGGTATCTAATTTGACCCCTAATGCAATTGGTGATAAGGCGTATCTTAGAACACCTTCAGTAACTCCTTGGAGAACCATCATGGTTAGTAGAGATGCTCGAGATATTGTAGCCTCTAAGCTTATATACAATCTTAATGAGCCAAATAGAATTGAAGATGTTTCCTGGATTAAGCCTATGAAGTATGTAGGTATTTGGTGGGAAATGCATGTAGGGAAATCAACTTGGGATTACGCGGGTAGCCAAAATGCTCAAAACGCTCAAAATCAAGATTTGATACCTTCAGGTAAGCATGGAGCTACCACTGAAAATACGAAGCGATATATTGATTTTGCCGCAACACATGGTTTTGATGGTGTTTTAGTAGAAGGCTGGAATGTTGGTTGGGAAGATTGGTTCGGAAACTGGAAAGAAGATGTGTTCGATTTTTTAACACCTTATCCAGATTTTGATTTGGATGAGGTCACCAAATATGCCCAATCAAAGGGTGTGAAAATGATTATGCATCACGAGACTTCAGGATCAGTGGGCAATTACGAAAGACATCTGGATAGGGCAATGGATCTTATGAAAAAACACCAGTATCCAGCTGTTAAAACGGGGTATGTTGGAAGAATTATTCCTCGTGGAGAATATCATGACGGTCAAGCTATGGTGAACCATTTTAATTTTGTTGCCCAGCGCATGGCTGATAATAAACTGTTACTTAACTCACATGAAAGTACCAGGCCAACGGGCTATAGTAGAACTTATCCTAACTTTTTTGCGTCTGAAGCTGCCAGAGGAAATGAATTTAATGCATGGAGTAATGGAAACCCACCCATGCATGAAACCATTTTACCCTTCACCCGCTTATTAGGTGGAGCTATGGATTATACCCCTGGTATTTTTGAAATTAAAATGAGTATTTATGATGCCTCTAAAAAAGAACAGGTACAAACGACTCTTGCTAAACAATTAGCATTGTATGTAACCATGTATTCTCCTTTACAAATGGCCGCAGATTTACCGGAAAACTATGAGAGGTATTTGGATGCATTTCAATTTATAAAGGATGTTCCTTTAGACTGGCAGGAATCTAGGTATCTTGAAGCAGAACCTGGAGATTATATTACGGTAGTTCGAAAGGATAAAAACTCGGAAAATTGGTTCTTAGGAGCTATTACTGATGAACATTCTCGTACTACTGATATTCAATTGGATTTTTTGACTCCTGGTAAAAAATACAAAGCAACTATCTATCGAGATGGAAAAAAGGCCCATTGGAAGGAAAATCCTAAAAGTTACGAGATTCAATCACTTACCGTGTCCCATAAGACTAAGTTGAAATTAAAGCTAGCAAACGGAGGAGGTACGGCCATAAGTTTTGAATTGTTGAACAACTAA
- a CDS encoding carboxylesterase family protein translates to MKPIVSLFIICFSLVGFSQTVDTYTYTVKGMDTLKLDVYTPEDILPDERLPVLLWMHGGGFSIGSRDFIDDAELCKYAAQNGYIGISISYRLLRKGTTTGFGCDCPKEEKMETFKQAAIDYLDAAAFVVANAEQLKIDPRYIIAGGSSAGAEGTLNAVFMREYFVDHLEKYQDVQFAGIFSCAGAVVNAQYITKNNAIPGVFYHGTSDGLVPYGTASHHLCAPEKPGYLILDGANVIVDKLESFEMPFYVHIVKGGGHEVSAIPFTELDKVFGFFNQTVLGNEVIQTKVIKTKRE, encoded by the coding sequence ATGAAACCTATTGTCAGTCTATTTATTATTTGTTTTTCATTAGTAGGGTTTTCTCAAACAGTAGACACCTATACCTACACTGTTAAAGGGATGGATACTTTAAAGTTGGATGTTTATACTCCTGAAGATATTCTTCCAGATGAGCGGCTTCCTGTACTTTTATGGATGCACGGAGGTGGTTTTTCTATAGGTTCAAGAGATTTTATAGACGATGCGGAGCTTTGTAAATATGCGGCACAGAATGGGTATATAGGAATTTCAATATCCTATAGGCTTTTGCGTAAAGGGACCACAACTGGTTTTGGATGTGACTGTCCAAAGGAAGAAAAAATGGAAACTTTTAAGCAGGCTGCTATTGATTATTTAGATGCGGCCGCTTTTGTGGTGGCTAATGCGGAGCAATTAAAGATTGACCCAAGGTATATTATTGCTGGAGGAAGTAGTGCAGGTGCTGAAGGGACACTCAATGCAGTTTTTATGCGTGAGTATTTTGTTGACCATTTGGAAAAATATCAAGATGTACAATTTGCTGGAATTTTTTCATGTGCAGGTGCTGTGGTGAATGCGCAATACATTACTAAGAATAATGCCATTCCAGGGGTGTTTTATCATGGTACTAGTGATGGATTGGTACCTTATGGGACGGCATCACATCATCTTTGTGCTCCTGAGAAACCTGGCTATTTGATATTGGATGGTGCCAATGTTATAGTGGATAAATTGGAATCTTTTGAAATGCCATTTTATGTACACATTGTGAAGGGTGGTGGACATGAGGTTTCTGCCATTCCATTTACAGAACTGGACAAAGTATTTGGTTTTTTTAATCAGACTGTATTAGGTAATGAGGTTATTCAAACAAAGGTTATAAAAACAAAAAGAGAATGA
- a CDS encoding sulfatase family protein — protein sequence MKQRYFGILLLLLYLVGCKQKESIVVSESTLEQRPNIIYIMADDHAKQAISAYGHAVGRLAPTPNIDRIAKDGALFENNFCTNSICGPSRAVVLTGKFSHRNGFRMNGNVFDGNQQTFPKILQKAGYTTALVGKWHLHGLPQGFDDWKIIEDQGHYYNPTFIFPGKNGKQADTLDIEGYATDIITEQAITFLDKAKSGKKPFMLMVHHKAPHRNWMPALRHVNKYDSIVFPLPDTYFTNHTGSLGSKEQLQTIYKDMYEGHDLKMTKEKGSSELAWNPWTNDFDRMNAAQRKEWDHAYAAKNDAFHTANLSGRELAEWKGQRYLQEYLATIASLDEGVGKILDYIRQNGMEKNTIVIYTTDQGFYLGEKGWFDKRYMYEESLAMPLLVKYPGHITPGSRISALTQNLDFAETFLDYAGVAIPEDMQGKSLRPLLEGTVNHDDFREAVYYHYYDYPAFHMVKKHYGIRTKRYKLMHFYDDIDTWELYDLEEDPKEIHNQIDNPAYVSIKEELVRKLAELQSHYKVTDQEFTPAPIQQVRDAYKNFERLRGQGGTKYDPVTDKDTKL from the coding sequence ATGAAGCAGCGGTATTTTGGCATCCTATTGCTATTGTTGTATTTGGTAGGGTGTAAGCAGAAAGAGTCAATAGTGGTTTCGGAATCTACACTTGAGCAACGTCCAAATATAATTTATATTATGGCTGATGATCATGCCAAACAGGCCATTAGCGCTTATGGACATGCTGTTGGAAGATTAGCTCCCACACCTAATATTGATAGAATCGCAAAGGATGGCGCCTTGTTTGAAAATAATTTCTGCACAAATTCTATATGTGGCCCCAGTAGGGCGGTGGTACTCACCGGTAAGTTTAGTCATCGCAATGGTTTTCGGATGAATGGAAATGTATTTGATGGGAATCAGCAAACCTTTCCTAAAATACTACAGAAGGCTGGCTACACAACCGCATTGGTGGGGAAGTGGCATTTGCATGGATTGCCTCAAGGGTTTGATGATTGGAAAATAATAGAAGATCAGGGGCATTATTACAATCCAACCTTTATTTTTCCAGGGAAAAATGGTAAGCAAGCCGATACATTGGATATAGAAGGGTATGCTACTGATATCATTACGGAACAGGCAATTACCTTTTTAGATAAAGCCAAATCAGGAAAGAAGCCGTTTATGTTAATGGTTCATCACAAGGCACCTCACAGAAATTGGATGCCTGCATTACGTCATGTTAATAAATATGATTCCATTGTTTTTCCTTTACCAGATACTTATTTTACTAATCATACAGGTTCCCTAGGTTCCAAAGAACAACTACAAACCATTTACAAGGATATGTATGAAGGTCATGATTTGAAAATGACCAAGGAAAAAGGTAGTTCAGAACTGGCTTGGAATCCATGGACTAACGATTTTGATAGAATGAATGCAGCACAGCGTAAGGAGTGGGACCACGCGTATGCAGCAAAAAATGATGCCTTTCATACAGCGAACCTTTCCGGCAGGGAATTGGCAGAGTGGAAGGGCCAACGATATCTTCAAGAGTATTTGGCTACCATTGCCTCTTTGGATGAAGGAGTGGGTAAGATTTTAGATTATATCCGTCAAAATGGAATGGAGAAAAACACCATTGTCATTTACACTACCGACCAAGGTTTTTATCTGGGTGAAAAGGGGTGGTTTGATAAACGGTATATGTATGAAGAATCATTGGCAATGCCTCTTTTAGTCAAATATCCTGGACATATTACACCTGGTTCAAGAATTTCCGCATTGACTCAAAATCTGGATTTTGCAGAAACATTCTTGGATTATGCCGGGGTTGCTATACCTGAGGACATGCAAGGAAAATCGTTACGTCCTTTATTAGAAGGAACTGTAAATCATGACGATTTTAGAGAGGCGGTATATTATCACTATTATGATTATCCCGCTTTTCATATGGTTAAAAAGCACTACGGTATCCGAACTAAAAGGTACAAGCTTATGCATTTTTATGATGATATTGATACCTGGGAATTATATGATTTAGAAGAAGATCCAAAGGAAATTCACAATCAGATTGATAACCCTGCCTATGTGAGTATTAAAGAGGAGTTAGTACGTAAACTTGCGGAGTTGCAATCACATTATAAAGTGACCGATCAAGAATTTACTCCAGCTCCTATACAACAGGTAAGGGATGCCTATAAAAATTTTGAACGTTTACGAGGTCAGGGAGGTACTAAGTACGATCCGGTAACAGACAAAGACACTAAATTATAA
- a CDS encoding family 43 glycosylhydrolase, producing MSNFKEMKKALALVGLLGVISCNTNNQDTPAVVGDNTEGIRDYKTYCNPIDIDYSYMSHYRAENKVSYRSGADPAVVNFKGRYYMFVTRSHGYWASDDMLNWKFIRPQSWYFHGTNAPAAAVYKDKLIVYGDPVGYGPVIETDNPELGDWKTNFAILHVPGQIQDPDLFIDDDGRVYLYEESSNLWPIRVIELDPDNYFVPIGEQKDLFTLEPDKHGWERFGQDHKSDLEPYIEGPWMMKHGDTYYLEYGAPGTQWNVYADGVRTSKSPFGPFEYAPYNPISYKPGGFLKGSGHGSTVQDNNGNYWHYATMAISVNYKFERRIGMYPAGFEENGQMYVNTAYGDYPHYLPDTKVDNHKHRFTGWMLLSYKKPVTTNSGVVTKEINVVDESDTGFMLEQIKDFQINKINDEEIRSYWVSEANNDSIYVEMDLKSKMNIKAVQINFQDYNSDIYGRPDTLRQQFVIQTSLDKINWETIADYSKNTRDMPHSYIELKKPVDARYIRYNHVYCTNEYLSISEFRVFGNGYGAKPSKPSNFKVVRQKDRRNADLTWDKDSKATGYVIYWGISKDKLNLSALMYDEPNYELRALTTNQSYYMQVESFNENGISEKSEIIYVE from the coding sequence ATGAGCAATTTTAAAGAAATGAAAAAAGCACTTGCCCTAGTAGGATTGTTAGGAGTTATTTCCTGCAATACTAATAATCAGGATACACCTGCCGTAGTTGGTGACAACACAGAAGGTATTCGAGATTACAAAACGTACTGTAATCCAATAGATATAGATTATTCCTATATGTCCCATTACAGAGCCGAGAATAAGGTTTCTTACCGATCAGGTGCGGACCCAGCAGTGGTAAATTTTAAGGGACGTTATTATATGTTTGTTACTCGTTCACATGGGTATTGGGCCTCTGACGATATGCTAAATTGGAAATTTATACGTCCTCAAAGCTGGTATTTCCATGGGACTAATGCTCCTGCAGCAGCTGTTTACAAGGATAAATTGATTGTCTACGGGGATCCTGTAGGGTATGGACCTGTAATTGAGACGGACAATCCAGAATTGGGAGATTGGAAAACCAATTTTGCAATTTTACATGTACCAGGACAAATTCAAGATCCGGATTTATTTATTGATGATGATGGTAGGGTGTATTTGTATGAAGAATCCTCTAATTTATGGCCAATTCGAGTTATAGAGCTGGATCCAGATAATTATTTTGTACCCATTGGGGAACAAAAGGATCTGTTTACTTTGGAGCCTGATAAACATGGTTGGGAGCGTTTCGGACAGGATCACAAGTCTGACTTAGAACCTTATATTGAAGGACCTTGGATGATGAAACATGGGGATACCTATTACCTAGAATATGGAGCTCCTGGAACCCAATGGAATGTATATGCTGATGGTGTGAGAACTAGTAAGAGCCCTTTTGGTCCGTTTGAATATGCTCCTTATAATCCAATTTCATACAAACCCGGAGGATTCTTAAAAGGCTCTGGTCATGGAAGTACTGTACAAGACAATAATGGAAATTATTGGCATTATGCAACAATGGCAATTTCTGTTAATTATAAGTTCGAACGTAGGATTGGAATGTATCCTGCAGGTTTTGAAGAAAATGGACAAATGTATGTAAATACGGCCTATGGGGATTATCCACATTATTTACCTGATACTAAGGTGGACAATCATAAACATAGATTCACAGGTTGGATGTTATTGTCTTATAAGAAGCCTGTAACTACTAATTCTGGAGTGGTCACCAAAGAAATTAATGTGGTAGATGAAAGTGATACAGGATTCATGTTAGAACAGATTAAGGACTTTCAAATAAATAAGATTAATGATGAGGAAATCCGTTCCTATTGGGTTTCTGAAGCGAACAATGATTCTATTTATGTTGAAATGGATTTGAAAAGTAAAATGAATATTAAAGCAGTTCAGATTAATTTTCAAGACTATAATAGTGATATCTATGGGCGTCCAGATACTTTAAGACAACAATTCGTGATACAGACTTCCCTGGATAAAATTAACTGGGAAACAATTGCGGATTATTCCAAAAACACAAGAGACATGCCACATAGTTATATTGAGTTAAAAAAGCCAGTGGATGCTAGATATATTCGTTATAATCATGTGTATTGCACTAATGAATATCTTTCGATTTCTGAATTTAGGGTGTTTGGTAATGGCTATGGAGCAAAACCGTCTAAACCATCTAATTTCAAGGTGGTTCGTCAAAAAGACAGACGTAATGCTGATTTAACCTGGGACAAGGACAGTAAGGCGACTGGCTATGTTATCTATTGGGGGATCTCTAAGGATAAATTAAACCTTTCTGCCCTGATGTATGATGAACCTAACTATGAATTGAGAGCATTGACGACAAACCAGTCCTACTATATGCAAGTAGAATCCTTTAATGAGAATGGTATTTCTGAGAAGAGTGAAATTATTTATGTAGAATAG
- a CDS encoding endonuclease/exonuclease/phosphatase family protein, translated as MKSLVWILFLGLVTVVHGQQLSMMSYNIKLDYPKEGENSWANRKPFFMAQIRFHMPDVLGVQEALPNQMGDMSSVLPEYSFIGVGRDDGKEQGEYSAIFYKRELFDVLDSGTFWLSPTPEKPSLGWDAAYNRICTYALFKNKKTGERFWMFNTHFDHIGEIARKNSAVLILQKIKSLNSQGYPVVLSGDFNMEPSHKGIEEIQKELTDSKEIAAQVFGPEGTFNNFDFHSPVTTRIDYIFVSSAIEVDTHAVLSDNKDCRYPSDHLPVFIRFHFKE; from the coding sequence ATGAAAAGTTTAGTGTGGATACTTTTTTTAGGACTTGTTACAGTTGTTCATGGTCAACAACTTTCAATGATGAGTTATAATATAAAATTGGACTATCCTAAAGAGGGAGAAAACAGTTGGGCCAATAGAAAACCTTTTTTTATGGCACAAATAAGGTTTCATATGCCTGATGTTTTAGGAGTTCAAGAGGCGTTACCAAATCAAATGGGTGATATGAGCAGTGTATTACCAGAGTACAGTTTTATTGGGGTTGGTAGAGATGATGGTAAAGAGCAAGGGGAGTATTCCGCCATATTTTATAAAAGGGAATTGTTTGATGTACTAGATTCTGGTACTTTCTGGTTGTCTCCAACACCTGAAAAACCATCCCTTGGTTGGGATGCCGCTTATAACCGAATTTGTACCTATGCTCTTTTTAAGAACAAGAAAACTGGAGAACGATTTTGGATGTTTAATACCCATTTCGATCATATTGGAGAAATAGCCAGAAAGAACAGTGCGGTTTTAATTTTACAAAAAATTAAATCCTTAAATAGCCAAGGGTATCCTGTGGTACTCAGTGGGGATTTTAATATGGAACCATCGCATAAAGGTATAGAGGAGATCCAAAAGGAGCTTACCGATTCTAAGGAGATAGCTGCCCAGGTATTTGGTCCTGAAGGAACTTTCAATAATTTTGATTTTCATTCACCCGTAACTACACGTATTGATTATATTTTCGTTAGTTCGGCTATAGAAGTTGATACCCATGCCGTGCTAAGTGATAATAAAGATTGCCGTTATCCATCGGATCATCTTCCGGTGTTCATTCGATTTCATTTCAAGGAATAG
- a CDS encoding RNA polymerase sigma factor, which translates to MTAKEKKFTSLYKQYGSSIHKLCLGYTGDTDLAKDLLQETFISVWNHLESFREEASWSTWIYRIAVNTCLLNLRKKKVAITTVPIEGFQEYSEETNANEKEEEILKLYGCISKLKASDRVLIMLVLEQRAYAEIAMITGITETHLRVKIHRIKKELTALYHD; encoded by the coding sequence ATGACTGCCAAAGAAAAAAAATTCACCAGTTTATATAAACAGTATGGAAGTAGCATCCATAAACTTTGTTTAGGGTATACTGGGGACACAGACTTGGCTAAGGATTTGCTACAAGAGACCTTTATTTCTGTTTGGAATCATTTAGAGTCATTTAGAGAAGAGGCCTCCTGGAGTACCTGGATATATAGGATAGCTGTAAATACCTGTTTGTTGAATTTACGTAAAAAGAAGGTGGCTATCACTACCGTACCCATAGAAGGTTTTCAGGAATACTCGGAGGAAACCAATGCCAATGAAAAAGAAGAAGAGATTTTAAAATTATATGGTTGTATCAGTAAGTTGAAGGCATCTGACAGGGTACTTATTATGTTGGTGTTGGAACAGAGAGCCTATGCCGAAATTGCAATGATAACAGGTATTACAGAAACACACCTACGTGTTAAGATTCATCGTATTAAAAAGGAATTAACAGCATTGTATCATGACTGA
- a CDS encoding class I SAM-dependent methyltransferase: MTSFNRKAHWENVYQTKELTQVSWYEPTPHTPLDFIKKHFLDKNTAIIDIGGGDSFLADHLLKDGYTNITVLDISGAALKRAQERLGENAHLIRWIEADITQWEPQETYDFWYDRAALHFLTDLQDQKTYFSTASKAVTIGGKMVIGAFSTQGPLKCSGIEIQQYDEKLLTALAEPTFKKVHCFTQFHTTPSGSQQHFIFCHFNRV, translated from the coding sequence ATGACCTCCTTTAACAGAAAAGCACATTGGGAAAATGTATACCAAACTAAAGAACTTACACAGGTAAGTTGGTATGAACCCACCCCACATACACCGCTAGACTTTATTAAAAAACACTTTTTAGATAAAAATACGGCCATTATTGATATAGGAGGAGGTGACAGTTTCTTGGCAGATCACTTGCTCAAGGATGGTTATACAAATATTACCGTGTTAGACATTTCAGGTGCTGCACTAAAGCGTGCTCAAGAACGTCTAGGAGAAAATGCGCATTTAATAAGATGGATTGAAGCTGATATTACTCAGTGGGAACCCCAGGAAACGTATGATTTTTGGTATGATAGAGCAGCCTTGCATTTTCTAACTGATCTCCAAGATCAGAAAACCTACTTTTCCACAGCTAGCAAAGCCGTTACTATTGGAGGAAAAATGGTAATTGGGGCATTCTCTACTCAAGGTCCCTTAAAATGTAGTGGTATAGAGATACAACAATATGATGAAAAGTTGCTCACTGCTTTGGCTGAACCAACATTTAAAAAAGTACATTGCTTCACACAATTTCACACCACCCCCTCTGGTAGTCAGCAACATTTTATATTCTGCCATTTCAACAGGGTATAA
- a CDS encoding S46 family peptidase yields MRLFKILFLLVAFPVFAQQGGMWIPSLLEGMNENEMTALGMKMTPKDIYDVNTSSLKDAVPHFNNGCTSEVISPKGLLLTNHHCGYGQIQSHSTVTNDYLADGFWAMNQSEELPNPGLVATFIVRIEDVTTKVIEGTDGLSSEAEKQKKIQQNIQNVVLTAPKEKWQENRVRAFYEGNQYMLFVVETFKDVRLVGTPPSSIGKFGSDTDNWVWPRHTGDFALFRIYADKNNRPAEYSEDNVPYTPKHFLPISLDGVAENDFTMVFGYPGRTQEYLPAVAIEQIVNDLNPARIAIRDAALKIQDGFMRNDQAIKIQYASKYARIANYWKKWIGENLGLKKSNAIAIKKADEATFMKRVAASGNQATYGNLLNDFQTLYKEIAPYAVGREYFMEVATRNVELLTVGYRLYQLEALYNARGAQSFMDRKENQLSSLKGLYKDYSSTVDKEVFNELIAMYRKGAPSQFVPASLKAADISSLTNTIYSQSALTTYEGISNLLSGDAESVLKKMQADPGYQLLKAMADIYTNDIAPKYDAINLEISALQRTYMKAILELSPKEARIFPDANSTLRVTYGQVKGYSPADAVYYHPVTTLEGVMQKYVPGDYEFDVPQRLIELYNAKDYGVYGENGEMPVCFIATNHTTGGNSGSPAIDANGNLIGLNFDRVWEGTMSDIYYDPEICRNIMVDIRYVLFIVDKYAGATHLIDEMKLVHPKKEVATNANGKSKKRKK; encoded by the coding sequence ATGAGACTTTTTAAGATACTTTTTTTATTAGTAGCCTTTCCTGTATTTGCACAGCAGGGCGGTATGTGGATCCCTTCCTTGTTAGAGGGAATGAACGAAAATGAAATGACTGCTTTGGGAATGAAAATGACTCCCAAAGATATCTATGATGTGAATACATCCAGTCTTAAAGATGCGGTTCCGCATTTCAACAATGGATGTACTTCAGAAGTAATTTCTCCTAAAGGATTATTACTAACAAACCACCATTGTGGTTATGGACAAATTCAGTCACACTCAACTGTAACCAATGATTATTTGGCAGACGGATTTTGGGCTATGAATCAATCAGAAGAGTTGCCAAATCCAGGCTTAGTGGCTACTTTTATTGTACGTATTGAAGATGTTACAACCAAGGTTATAGAAGGTACTGATGGTCTTTCTTCAGAAGCTGAAAAACAAAAGAAAATTCAACAAAATATTCAAAATGTAGTACTCACGGCACCAAAAGAAAAGTGGCAAGAAAATCGAGTACGTGCATTTTATGAGGGCAATCAATACATGCTTTTTGTAGTAGAAACATTTAAGGATGTACGTCTTGTAGGGACTCCGCCATCTTCAATAGGGAAGTTTGGTTCCGATACTGATAACTGGGTATGGCCTCGACATACAGGAGATTTCGCTTTGTTCCGTATTTATGCAGATAAGAACAACCGTCCGGCTGAATATTCAGAGGACAACGTGCCCTATACTCCAAAGCATTTCTTGCCAATTTCATTAGATGGAGTTGCTGAGAATGATTTTACAATGGTTTTTGGATATCCTGGAAGAACACAGGAGTATTTGCCAGCTGTAGCAATTGAGCAAATTGTGAATGATTTAAATCCTGCTCGCATTGCCATTCGTGATGCTGCTCTTAAAATTCAAGATGGATTTATGAGAAATGATCAGGCCATTAAAATTCAATATGCCTCTAAATATGCTCGCATAGCTAATTATTGGAAGAAATGGATCGGTGAGAATTTAGGTTTAAAAAAATCCAATGCGATTGCCATTAAAAAAGCGGATGAGGCAACTTTTATGAAAAGGGTGGCTGCCTCTGGTAATCAGGCTACCTATGGAAATCTTTTAAATGATTTTCAAACGCTGTATAAAGAAATAGCGCCTTATGCCGTAGGAAGAGAATACTTTATGGAAGTTGCTACTCGAAATGTGGAATTACTTACTGTGGGATACAGATTATATCAATTGGAGGCCCTATATAATGCCAGAGGAGCGCAATCTTTTATGGATAGAAAAGAGAATCAGTTAAGTTCACTAAAAGGCCTTTATAAGGACTATAGTAGTACCGTTGATAAAGAGGTGTTTAATGAACTAATTGCTATGTATCGCAAAGGAGCACCTTCACAGTTTGTGCCTGCTTCTTTAAAGGCAGCTGATATAAGTTCGCTGACCAATACCATTTATTCTCAATCTGCACTTACTACGTATGAGGGTATTTCTAATCTTTTATCAGGAGATGCAGAATCAGTACTTAAAAAAATGCAAGCAGACCCTGGATACCAGTTATTGAAAGCCATGGCAGATATATATACCAATGACATCGCTCCTAAATACGATGCGATAAATCTGGAAATATCAGCCTTACAGCGTACCTATATGAAAGCAATTTTAGAGCTTAGTCCTAAGGAGGCACGTATTTTCCCTGATGCCAATAGTACCTTACGTGTTACCTACGGTCAGGTAAAAGGATATAGCCCTGCTGATGCAGTATATTATCACCCTGTTACTACTTTAGAAGGAGTAATGCAAAAGTATGTACCAGGAGACTATGAATTTGATGTGCCGCAGCGATTAATTGAACTCTATAATGCAAAAGATTATGGGGTATATGGTGAGAATGGTGAAATGCCTGTATGTTTTATTGCAACAAATCATACTACTGGAGGTAATTCAGGTAGTCCTGCTATTGATGCTAATGGAAATCTTATAGGATTAAATTTCGATCGTGTTTGGGAAGGTACCATGAGTGATATTTATTATGATCCAGAAATTTGCAGAAATATTATGGTTGATATTCGTTATGTATTGTTCATTGTTGATAAATATGCCGGTGCTACACATCTGATTGACGAAATGAAATTAGTACATCCTAAAAAAGAAGTAGCTACCAATGCAAATGGTAAAAGCAAAAAAAGGAAGAAATAA